The Streptococcus viridans genome includes a window with the following:
- a CDS encoding glycosyltransferase family 4 protein, with protein sequence MITFPLQFILVLIATFLISLILTPFVKLLAFKIDAVDYPNARRINKKPMPSAGGLAILLAFTIATLLLLPMITKGYVAKTSYLTYTLPVVVGGWIIGLTGLVDDIKELSPRLKMLGIFIGASVIWFFTDFRLDDFKIPFGGPFLHFDPWLSYILTVSWIISITNAVNLIDGLDGLVSGVSIISLVTMGIVSHFFLPVPNLFLTMTIFVLVMAIAGFFPFNYHPAILYLGDTGALFIGFMIAVLSLQGLKNATAVAVVTPMIILGVPITDTFLAIVRRTLSGQKFYVPDRNHLHHRLLSLGLTHRGTVLVIYGISMIFAMISLLLNISTRIGGVLLVIGLVLGVELLAELIGILGPHHSPLLNCLRYIGNSAYREEVRQNRKNKTK encoded by the coding sequence ATGATTACTTTTCCATTACAATTTATCCTGGTCCTCATTGCAACTTTTTTGATCAGTTTGATTCTAACTCCTTTTGTGAAGTTATTGGCGTTTAAAATAGATGCTGTAGACTATCCAAATGCGCGCCGAATTAATAAGAAACCCATGCCTAGCGCTGGTGGTTTAGCCATTCTTCTTGCTTTTACCATTGCGACTTTACTTTTGTTGCCGATGATTACAAAGGGGTATGTAGCTAAGACATCTTACCTGACCTATACCTTACCAGTTGTTGTCGGAGGATGGATCATTGGCCTGACTGGTTTGGTTGATGATATAAAAGAATTATCACCGCGGTTAAAGATGCTGGGGATTTTCATAGGGGCTAGTGTAATCTGGTTCTTTACAGATTTTCGCTTGGATGATTTTAAGATCCCTTTCGGGGGCCCATTTCTTCATTTTGATCCCTGGTTGTCCTATATTTTAACAGTCAGTTGGATTATTTCGATTACCAATGCGGTCAATTTGATTGATGGTTTGGATGGCCTGGTCAGTGGGGTTTCGATTATTTCCTTGGTGACGATGGGGATTGTTTCTCATTTCTTTCTTCCAGTGCCCAATCTCTTCCTGACCATGACGATTTTTGTCTTAGTCATGGCCATTGCTGGTTTCTTCCCCTTTAATTATCATCCAGCGATTCTTTATTTAGGGGATACAGGAGCCCTCTTCATTGGTTTTATGATTGCTGTTTTGTCCTTGCAAGGTCTTAAGAATGCGACGGCTGTTGCGGTGGTTACGCCGATGATTATCTTGGGAGTTCCAATTACGGATACCTTTTTAGCGATTGTTCGTCGGACTCTCTCTGGTCAGAAGTTTTATGTACCAGACCGGAATCACTTGCACCATCGCCTACTTTCTTTGGGCTTAACGCATCGTGGGACCGTTTTGGTCATCTATGGAATTTCGATGATTTTTGCTATGATTTCTCTTCTGTTGAATATCTCTACTCGTATTGGTGGTGTTCTACTTGTTATTGGTTTGGTATTAGGAGTTGAGCTCTTAGCGGAATTGATTGGAATCCTAGGCCCTCACCATAGTCCGCTCCTCAATTGCTTACGTTATATAGGAAATTCTGCCTATCGAGAGGAAGTTCGACAAAATAGAAAAAACAAGACTAAATAA
- a CDS encoding cysteine desulfurase gives MIDVEKIRKDFPILDQIVNDEPLVYLDNAATTQKPKVVLEAVNRYYQEDNANVHRGVHTLAERATASYEGARETVRRFINASSTKEVLFTRGTTTGLNWIGRFAEEILEEGDEVLISIMEHHSNILPWQEACRKTGAKLVYVYLKDGGLDLEDFRKKLTDRTKFVSIAHASNVLGVINPVQEIAQLAHEKGAVVVVDGAQSVPHMKIDVQTLDADFFVFSGHKMAGPTGIGVLYGKEHYLNQMSPVEFGGEMIDFVYEQSATWKELPWKFEAGTPNMAGAIGLAAAIDYLEAIGMDAIERHEQDLIAYVFPKLQAIEGLKIYGSQDLAKRSGVISFNLGDLHPHDLATALDYEGVAVRAGHHCAQPLIQYLEVPATARASFYLYNTKEDCDKLVEALIKTKEFFNGTF, from the coding sequence ATGATAGATGTCGAAAAGATTCGGAAAGATTTCCCGATTTTAGATCAAATTGTGAATGATGAGCCGCTTGTCTATTTGGATAATGCAGCGACGACACAAAAGCCAAAAGTTGTCTTAGAAGCGGTGAATCGATATTACCAAGAGGATAATGCCAATGTTCACCGCGGGGTTCATACCTTAGCCGAACGGGCGACTGCTTCCTATGAAGGAGCAAGAGAAACGGTCCGTCGCTTTATAAACGCTTCCTCGACCAAAGAGGTCTTGTTTACGAGAGGGACCACGACAGGTTTGAACTGGATTGGTCGGTTTGCAGAAGAAATCCTCGAAGAGGGGGATGAGGTTCTCATCTCCATTATGGAACACCATTCCAACATCCTTCCTTGGCAGGAAGCTTGTCGGAAGACAGGGGCAAAGTTGGTATATGTCTATTTGAAAGACGGTGGTCTGGATCTAGAGGATTTCCGAAAAAAATTGACAGATCGAACCAAGTTTGTTTCCATCGCCCATGCCTCCAATGTTCTCGGAGTGATCAATCCTGTCCAAGAAATCGCTCAATTGGCCCATGAAAAAGGAGCCGTTGTGGTAGTGGATGGGGCTCAATCAGTCCCCCATATGAAAATAGATGTTCAAACATTAGATGCAGACTTCTTTGTCTTTTCTGGTCATAAAATGGCTGGACCGACAGGGATTGGAGTCTTGTATGGAAAAGAGCACTATCTCAACCAAATGTCACCTGTTGAATTTGGTGGGGAAATGATTGACTTTGTCTATGAACAATCAGCAACCTGGAAGGAACTCCCTTGGAAATTCGAAGCAGGGACTCCCAATATGGCTGGTGCTATTGGTTTAGCTGCGGCGATTGATTATTTAGAGGCCATTGGCATGGATGCGATTGAGCGTCATGAGCAAGACTTGATTGCCTACGTCTTTCCCAAGCTTCAAGCGATTGAAGGGCTGAAAATCTATGGCTCACAAGATTTAGCGAAGCGCTCTGGAGTGATTTCATTCAACCTAGGCGATCTGCATCCTCATGACCTTGCGACAGCCTTGGATTATGAAGGGGTTGCAGTTCGGGCAGGACACCATTGTGCCCAACCCTTGATCCAGTATTTGGAGGTTCCGGCGACTGCTCGAGCTAGCTTTTATCTCTACAATACAAAGGAAGACTGCGATAAGCTTGTAGAAGCGCTGATAAAAACAAAGGAGTTTTTCAATGGCACTTTCTAA
- a CDS encoding undecaprenyl-diphosphate phosphatase gives MFIIELIKAILFGIVEGVTEWLPISSTGHLILIQDFIQFKDQNPAFMEMFNVVIQLGAIMAVVVIYFDKLYPFKPGKSKKEVRRTWQLWAKVAVATLPLLFVFKLDDWFEAHFHNSFSVAIMLITYGWAFIYLEKREQVEPEVTELHKLPYKTALYIGLFQVLSLFPGTSRSGATIVGGLVNGVSRSVVTEFTFYLGIPAMFGASLLKVAKFVLGGNALSFSQGTILLVAMAVAFGVSMVAIRFLTDYVKSHDFTVFGKYRIVLGAILLVYAVIKIFI, from the coding sequence ATGTTTATCATTGAACTGATAAAAGCGATTCTTTTTGGAATCGTTGAAGGAGTCACCGAGTGGCTTCCAATCTCAAGTACAGGTCATTTGATTTTGATTCAAGACTTTATCCAGTTTAAGGATCAAAATCCTGCCTTTATGGAGATGTTTAATGTCGTGATTCAGCTTGGTGCCATTATGGCTGTTGTCGTGATTTATTTCGACAAGCTTTATCCATTTAAGCCGGGGAAATCGAAAAAAGAGGTGAGACGGACTTGGCAATTGTGGGCCAAGGTTGCTGTGGCGACTCTACCCTTGCTCTTTGTCTTTAAATTGGATGATTGGTTTGAAGCTCATTTTCATAACTCTTTTTCTGTAGCCATCATGTTAATCACCTATGGTTGGGCCTTTATTTACCTTGAAAAACGGGAGCAAGTAGAGCCGGAAGTGACAGAATTGCACAAGCTGCCTTATAAGACAGCTCTCTATATTGGTTTGTTCCAAGTCTTGTCACTTTTCCCAGGAACCAGTCGGTCAGGTGCAACGATTGTAGGTGGTTTGGTCAATGGAGTTAGCCGCTCAGTTGTGACAGAATTTACCTTCTATCTGGGGATTCCTGCCATGTTTGGAGCTAGCCTGTTAAAGGTCGCTAAGTTTGTCTTGGGAGGAAATGCTTTAAGCTTCAGCCAAGGAACGATTCTTTTGGTCGCTATGGCAGTTGCCTTCGGTGTCAGTATGGTAGCGATTCGCTTCTTGACAGATTATGTCAAAAGTCATGACTTCACGGTTTTTGGAAAATATCGGATTGTTTTGGGAGCGATTTTGCTGGTCTATGCAGTGATTAAAATCTTTATCTAA
- the sufB gene encoding Fe-S cluster assembly protein SufB → MTEERVEPKPIDLGEYKFGFHDDVDPILSTGKGLNESVIRELSAAKNEPEWMLEFRLKSYEAFKKMPMQTWGADLSDIDFDDLIYYQKPSDKPARSWDEVPEKIKETFERIGIPEAERAYLAGAAAQYESEVVYHNMKEEFQKLGIIFTDTDSALKEYPDLFKQYFAKLVPPTDNKLAALNSAVWSGGTFIYVPKGVKVDVPLQTYFRINNENTGQFERTLIIVDEGASVHYVEGCTAPTYSSNSLHAAIVEIFALDGAYMRYTTIQNWSDNVYNLVTKRAKATKDATVEWIDGNLGAKTTMKYPSVYLDGEGARGTMLSIAFANAGQHQDTGAKMIHNAPHTSSSIVSKSIAKGGGKVDYRGQVTFNKDSAKSVSHIECDTIIMDDLSASDTIPFNEIHNSQVALEHEAKVSKISEEQLYYLMSRGLSESEATEMIVMGFVEPFTKELPMEYAVELNRLISYEMEGSVG, encoded by the coding sequence ATGACAGAAGAAAGAGTAGAACCAAAACCAATTGATCTTGGTGAATATAAATTTGGCTTTCACGATGATGTAGACCCAATCCTGTCAACAGGAAAAGGGTTGAATGAATCGGTTATTCGCGAGTTGTCTGCTGCGAAAAATGAGCCGGAATGGATGTTGGAGTTCCGTTTGAAGTCTTATGAAGCATTTAAAAAAATGCCGATGCAAACTTGGGGAGCGGACTTGTCAGATATTGATTTTGATGATTTGATTTATTATCAAAAACCATCTGATAAACCTGCACGTAGCTGGGATGAAGTGCCTGAAAAAATTAAGGAAACGTTTGAACGGATTGGTATTCCAGAAGCAGAGCGTGCTTACTTGGCCGGAGCAGCTGCTCAGTATGAGTCTGAAGTGGTTTACCATAACATGAAGGAGGAATTCCAAAAGCTCGGAATCATTTTTACCGATACAGATTCTGCCCTCAAGGAATACCCAGACTTGTTTAAGCAATACTTTGCTAAATTGGTACCTCCAACGGATAATAAGTTGGCGGCCCTCAACTCAGCTGTTTGGTCAGGTGGAACCTTTATCTATGTACCGAAGGGTGTAAAGGTTGATGTTCCTTTGCAGACCTACTTCCGGATTAATAATGAGAATACAGGTCAGTTTGAACGGACCTTGATTATTGTGGATGAAGGCGCTAGCGTCCACTATGTAGAAGGATGTACAGCACCGACTTATTCAAGCAACAGCTTGCATGCGGCCATTGTCGAAATTTTTGCCTTGGATGGCGCTTATATGCGCTACACGACCATCCAAAACTGGTCAGACAATGTCTATAACTTGGTAACCAAACGGGCCAAAGCGACCAAAGATGCGACGGTTGAATGGATCGATGGAAACCTCGGGGCTAAAACGACTATGAAATATCCATCTGTTTACCTAGATGGAGAAGGTGCGCGTGGGACCATGTTGTCGATTGCTTTTGCAAATGCGGGGCAACACCAAGATACAGGTGCTAAAATGATCCACAATGCTCCACATACCAGCTCTTCAATCGTCTCAAAATCCATCGCTAAAGGTGGAGGAAAGGTTGACTACCGTGGACAAGTGACCTTCAATAAAGATTCAGCGAAATCTGTCAGTCACATTGAGTGTGATACCATTATCATGGATGACTTGTCTGCATCTGACACCATCCCATTTAATGAAATTCACAATTCACAAGTTGCCTTGGAGCACGAAGCTAAGGTTTCTAAGATTTCTGAAGAGCAACTCTATTACCTCATGAGCCGTGGCTTGTCAGAATCAGAAGCGACTGAGATGATCGTCATGGGATTTGTAGAGCCCTTCACTAAAGAACTTCCAATGGAATATGCGGTTGAGCTCAACCGCTTGATTAGCTATGAAATGGAAGGATCTGTCGGTTAA
- the pbp3 gene encoding D-alanyl-D-alanine carboxypeptidase PBP3, with protein MKKIITLLLCLMLALLSTSPVKAEDLDLGAQHAIAIDGTTGKILYEKNSDEKKEVGGISNLLTTYLVYEAIQQGKISLNDDVDISDKAYQLTAVEGISNVPMEARKYKVKDLLTALLVSNANSAAIALAEKVAGSEEKFVLLMKAKLKDWGITDATIVNASGLNQSIIDGDEENKRKNTENKLSAYDVAVIAKHLLEDYPDVTKITSLSHAEFAGIQLESGNYMLENMPNYRAGVDGLKTGNSEKGGISFVASTNQNGIRMITVVIGVEAIDGDPYARFVATANLMNYVSQNFVPSLIVSKGEAYNNSKSTVLDGKKTSATAVAKDDFIVIERQGSQAEPKTTFKSSQSSFSAPIKKGTSLGTLTYTDPEPIGRGYIEGKAPSMEMVSGENIQKSFFLKVWWNQFVRYVNEKL; from the coding sequence GTGAAAAAAATAATCACCTTACTTCTTTGTCTAATGCTTGCGCTTCTCAGTACGTCTCCTGTAAAAGCGGAGGACCTAGACCTTGGAGCCCAGCATGCTATTGCGATTGATGGGACAACAGGTAAAATACTCTACGAAAAAAATAGTGATGAGAAAAAAGAGGTTGGCGGAATCAGCAACCTTTTGACCACTTATCTCGTCTATGAAGCCATTCAGCAAGGGAAAATCTCTTTGAATGATGACGTGGATATTTCGGATAAAGCCTATCAATTGACCGCCGTCGAAGGTATCAGCAACGTCCCCATGGAAGCCCGTAAATACAAGGTCAAGGACCTGCTCACTGCTCTCCTCGTATCAAATGCCAATAGTGCCGCCATTGCCTTAGCTGAAAAAGTAGCTGGTAGCGAAGAAAAATTCGTCCTCCTCATGAAAGCAAAGCTCAAAGATTGGGGAATTACAGATGCGACGATTGTGAATGCTAGTGGATTGAACCAATCTATCATTGATGGTGATGAGGAAAATAAAAGGAAAAATACCGAAAATAAGTTGAGCGCTTATGATGTGGCAGTCATCGCAAAACACCTTCTAGAAGACTATCCTGACGTTACCAAAATTACCTCCCTTTCCCATGCAGAATTTGCTGGAATTCAATTGGAGAGCGGCAATTATATGTTGGAAAATATGCCTAACTATCGAGCAGGAGTAGATGGTCTAAAAACCGGAAATTCCGAAAAAGGGGGGATTTCATTTGTAGCCTCTACTAATCAAAATGGTATTCGCATGATTACCGTTGTCATTGGTGTTGAGGCAATCGATGGTGACCCTTACGCACGATTTGTTGCAACAGCCAATCTGATGAATTACGTTAGCCAAAACTTCGTTCCAAGCCTCATTGTCAGCAAAGGCGAAGCCTACAATAACAGCAAATCAACAGTTCTCGATGGCAAGAAAACAAGCGCCACTGCTGTCGCCAAGGATGACTTCATCGTGATCGAACGACAAGGAAGCCAAGCAGAACCTAAAACCACCTTTAAAAGTAGCCAATCTTCATTTAGCGCCCCTATAAAGAAAGGTACTTCTCTCGGAACCCTTACCTACACTGATCCAGAACCCATCGGTCGAGGGTATATCGAAGGTAAAGCCCCTAGTATGGAAATGGTGAGCGGAGAAAATATCCAAAAAAGTTTCTTCTTAAAGGTGTGGTGGAATCAATTTGTTCGTTACGTCAACGAAAAACTATAA
- the mecA gene encoding adaptor protein MecA: MKMKQISDSTIKITIQLEDLEERGMEMADFLVPQEKTEEFFYTILDELEMPESFLDSGMLSFRVTPKPDKLDVFVTKSKIDQHLNFDDFSDLPDMEELSQMSPDEFIKTLEKTISEKSKGDGDAIRHLEAEELADENQLSEEDTPNHPLDTRYIYYILQFSQLEEVIRFTKTVHYAVETSELYKMDGIYYLTILIDLEGCPQDYPGWLLATMREYAEDTDTTRAVLQEHGHLLLVSDAIHELQKVNLV, translated from the coding sequence ATGAAGATGAAGCAAATCAGTGATTCAACCATTAAAATCACGATTCAATTAGAGGATTTAGAAGAACGGGGCATGGAAATGGCCGATTTTTTGGTGCCTCAAGAAAAAACAGAAGAATTTTTCTATACCATCTTAGATGAATTGGAAATGCCAGAAAGCTTCTTAGACAGTGGCATGTTGAGTTTCCGAGTGACTCCTAAGCCAGATAAGCTCGATGTTTTTGTGACCAAATCAAAAATTGATCAACATCTAAATTTTGACGATTTTTCCGACTTGCCTGATATGGAAGAATTGTCGCAAATGTCTCCGGACGAATTTATCAAGACCTTGGAAAAAACCATTTCTGAAAAAAGTAAGGGAGACGGTGATGCTATCCGTCATTTAGAAGCTGAGGAATTGGCTGATGAAAATCAGCTTTCAGAAGAAGATACACCGAATCATCCACTAGATACACGGTATATTTATTATATCCTCCAGTTTTCTCAGTTAGAAGAAGTGATTCGGTTTACAAAAACAGTTCATTATGCTGTCGAGACTTCGGAACTTTATAAAATGGACGGGATTTACTATTTAACCATCCTGATCGATTTGGAAGGGTGTCCGCAAGATTATCCAGGTTGGCTCTTGGCGACCATGCGTGAATATGCGGAAGATACAGATACTACTAGAGCTGTCCTCCAGGAACATGGTCATCTCTTGCTCGTCTCAGATGCTATTCACGAACTTCAAAAGGTTAATTTGGTATGA
- the sufD gene encoding Fe-S cluster assembly protein SufD, whose amino-acid sequence MTKENIKLFSEMHAEAQWLQELRQKAFDKIDDLELPVIERVKFHRWNLGDGTITESEPLAAVPDFTAIDSQLKLVQHGTRTVFEQIPVDLANQGVIFTDFHSALEEIPEVVEEFFMSSVKYDDDKLAAYHTAYFNSGAVLYIPDNVEIAEPIEGVFYQDSDSDVPFNKHILIIAGKNSKMSYLERLESRGEGSAKATANITVEVIARSGAQVKFAAIDRLGENVTAYISRRGKLGKDASIDWAIGVMNEGNVVADFDSDLIGNGSHADLKVVALSSGRQVQGIDTRVTNYGCNSVGNILQHGVILEKATLTFNGIGHIIKGAKGADAQQESRVLMLSDQARSDANPILLIDENDVTAGHAASIGQVDPEDMYYLMSRGLDQATAERLVVRGFLGSVIVEIPVKEVREEMIQTIEDKLLKR is encoded by the coding sequence ATGACCAAAGAAAATATTAAACTTTTTTCAGAAATGCATGCAGAGGCTCAATGGTTGCAGGAGTTGCGCCAGAAGGCTTTTGATAAAATTGATGACTTAGAACTACCTGTGATTGAACGCGTGAAATTTCATCGTTGGAATCTTGGGGATGGAACGATCACAGAAAGCGAACCGCTCGCTGCTGTACCAGATTTCACTGCGATTGACAGTCAATTAAAATTGGTTCAGCATGGAACCCGTACAGTATTTGAACAGATTCCAGTTGACTTGGCGAACCAGGGAGTCATCTTTACAGACTTCCACTCAGCCTTGGAAGAAATTCCAGAGGTCGTAGAAGAATTTTTCATGTCATCCGTTAAATACGATGATGACAAGTTGGCAGCCTACCACACAGCTTATTTCAATAGTGGAGCTGTTCTCTATATTCCAGATAATGTAGAAATTGCGGAGCCAATCGAGGGTGTCTTCTACCAGGATAGTGATAGCGACGTGCCATTTAACAAGCACATCCTGATTATCGCTGGTAAAAACAGTAAGATGAGCTACCTAGAACGCTTAGAATCTCGCGGAGAGGGAAGTGCCAAAGCGACTGCCAATATCACGGTCGAAGTCATTGCCCGTTCGGGAGCGCAAGTGAAGTTTGCTGCGATTGATCGCCTCGGTGAGAATGTCACTGCCTACATTAGTCGTCGTGGGAAACTCGGCAAGGATGCCAGCATTGACTGGGCAATCGGTGTCATGAACGAAGGGAACGTCGTTGCTGATTTTGATAGTGACCTGATAGGAAATGGTAGCCATGCAGACCTTAAAGTTGTAGCCCTATCTAGTGGGCGTCAAGTTCAAGGAATTGATACTCGTGTAACCAATTATGGCTGCAATTCAGTAGGGAATATTCTCCAACATGGTGTCATTCTTGAAAAGGCAACCCTGACCTTCAACGGGATTGGCCACATTATCAAGGGAGCAAAAGGGGCAGATGCCCAACAAGAAAGCCGTGTATTAATGCTATCTGACCAGGCTCGTTCCGATGCTAACCCAATTCTTTTGATTGATGAAAACGATGTGACAGCAGGTCACGCAGCTTCCATCGGTCAAGTGGATCCAGAAGACATGTACTACCTCATGAGCCGTGGCTTGGATCAGGCAACTGCAGAACGCTTAGTGGTTCGTGGCTTCCTTGGATCAGTGATCGTGGAGATTCCAGTCAAAGAAGTTCGTGAAGAAATGATCCAAACCATTGAAGATAAATTATTGAAGAGATAA
- the sufC gene encoding Fe-S cluster assembly ATPase SufC: MSVLEIKDLHVEIEGKEILKGVNLTLKTGEIAAIMGPNGTGKSTLSAAIMGNPNYEVTKGEILFDGVNILELEVDERARMGLFLAMQYPSEIPGITNAEFLRAAMNAGKEEDEKISVREFITKLDEKMELLNMKEEMAERYLNEGFSGGEKKRNEILQLLMLEPKFALLDEIDSGLDIDALKVVSKGVNEMRGEGFGAMIITHYQRLLNYITPDVVHVMMEGRVVLSGGPELAVRLEREGYAKLAEELGYDYKEEL, encoded by the coding sequence ATGTCAGTATTAGAGATTAAAGATCTTCATGTAGAAATTGAAGGCAAGGAAATTTTAAAAGGTGTGAACTTGACCCTTAAAACAGGAGAAATCGCAGCGATTATGGGTCCTAACGGAACAGGGAAATCAACCCTATCTGCAGCTATCATGGGGAATCCAAACTATGAAGTCACCAAAGGTGAAATTCTATTTGATGGAGTAAATATCCTTGAGTTGGAAGTGGATGAACGTGCGCGCATGGGACTCTTCTTGGCTATGCAATACCCATCAGAAATTCCAGGCATTACCAATGCTGAATTCCTTCGTGCTGCCATGAATGCAGGCAAAGAAGAGGATGAAAAAATTTCAGTTCGTGAGTTTATCACTAAATTGGATGAGAAAATGGAATTACTCAACATGAAAGAAGAAATGGCTGAGCGTTACCTCAATGAAGGTTTCTCAGGTGGTGAGAAGAAACGCAATGAAATTCTGCAATTGTTGATGTTGGAACCGAAGTTTGCCCTTCTTGATGAGATTGACTCTGGTTTGGATATTGATGCCCTTAAAGTGGTTTCAAAAGGGGTCAATGAAATGCGTGGCGAAGGTTTTGGTGCCATGATTATTACCCACTACCAACGTCTTTTAAATTATATTACTCCTGATGTGGTTCACGTGATGATGGAAGGTCGTGTCGTCCTTTCAGGTGGTCCTGAACTTGCTGTGCGTTTGGAGCGTGAAGGGTACGCGAAATTAGCAGAAGAGTTAGGTTACGACTACAAAGAAGAACTCTAA
- the sufU gene encoding Fe-S cluster assembly sulfur transfer protein SufU: MALSKLDSLYMAVVADHSKNPHHHGKIEGVEQINLNNPTCGDVISLSVQFDDEGVVKDIAFVNSGCTISTASASMMTDVVLGKTKEEVLELATIFSEMVQGKEDARQDQLGDAAFLAGVAKFPQRIKCSTLAWNALKKAIDAQA, encoded by the coding sequence ATGGCACTTTCTAAATTAGATAGCCTCTATATGGCTGTGGTAGCTGATCATTCAAAAAATCCCCATCACCATGGAAAGATTGAAGGGGTTGAACAAATCAACTTAAACAATCCAACCTGCGGGGATGTGATTAGTTTGTCTGTTCAGTTTGATGATGAAGGAGTAGTCAAGGACATTGCCTTTGTCAACTCAGGTTGTACGATTTCGACGGCTTCTGCTAGTATGATGACAGATGTTGTCCTAGGAAAAACCAAGGAAGAAGTACTAGAGTTGGCGACTATTTTTTCAGAAATGGTCCAAGGCAAAGAAGATGCCCGTCAAGACCAGTTGGGAGATGCAGCCTTTTTAGCTGGGGTTGCTAAATTTCCACAACGGATCAAGTGCTCGACCCTAGCTTGGAATGCTCTCAAGAAAGCAATCGATGCTCAAGCCTAA